One genomic segment of Hymenobacter psoromatis includes these proteins:
- a CDS encoding HD domain-containing protein, whose product MNKKKIFNDPVYGFVTVPTELLFDLIEHPYFQRLRRIQQLGLTNFVYPGALHTRFHHALGAMHLMQLALRTLKDKGVGISAAEGEAAQIAILLHDIGHGPLSHALETSIFQDVPHEQLSLYLMQRLNEEFGGKLSLAIEMFQGSYGRDFFHQLVSSQLDMDRLDYLNRDSFYTGVQEGRPGADRLIKMLQVVDERLVLEEKAVYSVENFLVSRRLMYWQVYLHKTVTSAEQMVIRTMQRARDLARAGVAVPGSSCLTFFLGHAVSLAEFETNTDILNHFVELDDTDIWSAIKSWKGHADPVLSFLAKSLINRQLFKIIIAPEPYDEEFQLGIVELIAERFGLTPDDARQLMITGRLSNTAYDPASNETINILTKLGKVVNVVEASDLPNIRALSQKVQKYYICYPKEILRD is encoded by the coding sequence ATGAATAAAAAGAAGATTTTCAACGACCCGGTGTATGGGTTCGTCACGGTACCAACCGAGCTGCTGTTCGACCTCATCGAGCACCCGTACTTTCAGCGGCTGCGGCGCATTCAGCAGCTGGGGCTCACCAACTTCGTGTATCCGGGGGCGTTGCACACGCGCTTTCACCACGCGCTGGGGGCCATGCACCTCATGCAGCTAGCCCTGCGCACGCTCAAAGACAAGGGGGTAGGGATTTCGGCGGCCGAGGGCGAGGCGGCCCAGATTGCCATTCTGCTGCACGACATCGGCCACGGCCCACTTTCGCACGCGCTGGAAACCAGTATCTTCCAGGATGTGCCCCATGAGCAGCTGTCGCTTTATTTAATGCAGCGGCTCAATGAAGAATTTGGCGGCAAGCTGAGCTTGGCCATCGAGATGTTTCAGGGCAGCTACGGGCGCGATTTTTTTCACCAATTGGTTAGTTCCCAATTGGATATGGACCGGCTCGACTACCTCAACCGCGACTCATTCTACACTGGCGTGCAGGAGGGTAGGCCGGGCGCCGACCGCCTCATCAAGATGCTGCAAGTGGTGGATGAGCGCCTGGTGCTGGAAGAAAAAGCCGTGTACTCGGTCGAGAATTTTCTGGTAAGCCGCCGGCTGATGTACTGGCAAGTATATCTGCACAAGACCGTTACGAGCGCCGAGCAGATGGTCATTCGCACTATGCAGCGCGCCCGCGACCTGGCCCGCGCCGGCGTGGCGGTGCCGGGTAGCAGCTGCCTCACCTTCTTCCTGGGCCACGCCGTGTCGCTGGCCGAATTCGAAACCAATACCGACATCCTCAACCACTTCGTGGAGCTGGACGATACCGATATCTGGTCGGCCATCAAAAGCTGGAAAGGCCACGCTGACCCGGTGCTGAGCTTTCTGGCTAAGAGCCTGATAAACCGCCAGTTGTTCAAGATTATCATCGCCCCCGAGCCCTACGACGAAGAGTTTCAACTCGGCATCGTGGAGCTGATTGCCGAGCGCTTCGGCCTCACGCCCGACGATGCGCGGCAACTAATGATAACCGGCCGCCTTAGCAACACCGCCTACGACCCGGCTAGTAATGAGACGATTAATATTCTCACCAAGCTTGGCAAAGTCGTGAACGTGGTGGAGGCGTCGGATTTACCCAACATTCGGGCGCTGAGCCAGAAAGTGCAGAAATACTACATCTGCTACCCCAAGGAAATTTTGCGGGACTAG
- a CDS encoding PglZ domain-containing protein, with protein MQRYSILWADDEIDLLKPHILFLKEKGYDVTPVNSGADALEEVQEHTYDLVFLDENMPGLTGLETLTEIKVVRPTVPVVMITKSEEEHIMEGAIGAKIADYLIKPVNPNQILLSVKKVLDNKRLVTEATNSGYQRDFRQLGMQLSDRLSPSEWADVYKKLVYWELEINETEGKSMAEVFNMQKDEANTYFGRFIMENYEDWVNGRDKDAPLMSHQLFKEKVFPLMKQTGDTPVYFLLIDNLRYDQWKVLEPIIAELFTVDSEEMYYAILPTTTAYARNAIFAGMMPGDIQKKYPNLWVWDEDEEGKNLHEAEFLEINFQRNNQKAKHSYHKITNLQAGKDLLGKMANLHNNYKLNVIVYNFVDMLSHARTDMAMIRELAADESAYRSLTRSWFLHSPLYEMLQTISEKKGKLIITTDHGTIRVKRPYKIVGDRNTNTNLRYKHGRNLGFDESRDIYVVRKPESIFLPRENVSTAYVFTLGDYFFAYPNNYNYYVNYYKDTFQHGGVSLEECIIPYITLTAKG; from the coding sequence ATGCAACGCTACTCCATTCTTTGGGCCGATGATGAAATTGACCTGCTCAAGCCGCACATCCTCTTTCTCAAGGAGAAAGGCTACGATGTAACGCCCGTCAACTCCGGGGCCGATGCCCTCGAAGAAGTGCAGGAACATACCTACGACCTGGTTTTTCTGGACGAAAATATGCCTGGCCTCACCGGCCTCGAAACGCTCACCGAAATCAAGGTGGTGCGCCCCACGGTGCCCGTCGTGATGATTACCAAGAGTGAGGAAGAGCACATTATGGAGGGTGCCATCGGGGCCAAAATCGCCGATTACCTCATCAAGCCCGTCAACCCGAACCAGATTCTGCTGTCGGTGAAGAAAGTGCTGGATAACAAGCGCTTAGTAACCGAAGCTACGAACTCGGGCTACCAGCGTGACTTCCGCCAGCTCGGAATGCAGCTCTCCGACCGCCTTTCCCCTTCAGAGTGGGCCGATGTGTATAAAAAGCTGGTTTACTGGGAGCTAGAGATTAATGAAACCGAAGGTAAGAGCATGGCGGAGGTCTTCAACATGCAGAAGGACGAGGCGAATACCTACTTCGGCCGCTTCATTATGGAGAACTACGAAGACTGGGTGAACGGCCGCGACAAAGACGCGCCGCTCATGTCGCACCAGCTGTTCAAGGAAAAAGTATTCCCGCTAATGAAGCAGACCGGCGACACGCCCGTGTATTTTCTGCTTATTGATAACCTCCGCTACGACCAGTGGAAAGTACTCGAACCCATTATCGCCGAACTGTTTACGGTGGATTCGGAGGAGATGTACTATGCTATTCTGCCTACCACTACGGCCTACGCCCGCAACGCCATTTTCGCGGGCATGATGCCGGGCGATATTCAGAAGAAATATCCCAACCTCTGGGTCTGGGACGAGGACGAAGAGGGCAAGAACCTGCACGAAGCTGAGTTCCTGGAAATCAATTTCCAGCGCAATAACCAGAAGGCTAAGCATAGCTACCACAAGATAACTAACTTGCAGGCGGGCAAGGACTTGCTGGGTAAGATGGCCAACCTGCACAACAACTACAAGCTCAACGTCATCGTCTATAATTTTGTGGACATGCTCTCGCACGCCCGCACCGACATGGCGATGATACGCGAGCTGGCCGCCGACGAAAGTGCCTACCGTAGCCTCACGCGCTCGTGGTTTCTGCACTCGCCGCTCTACGAAATGCTTCAGACCATTTCAGAGAAAAAGGGTAAGCTCATCATCACCACCGACCACGGCACTATTCGCGTGAAGCGTCCGTATAAGATTGTGGGTGACCGCAATACGAATACCAATCTGCGCTACAAGCACGGCCGTAACCTGGGCTTTGATGAGAGCCGCGATATCTACGTGGTGCGCAAGCCGGAAAGCATTTTTCTGCCCCGCGAAAATGTTTCGACGGCTTATGTCTTTACGCTCGGCGATTATTTCTTCGCCTACCCCAACAATTATAATTACTACGTGAACTACTATAAGGACACGTTCCAGCACGGCGGCGTATCGTTGGAGGAGTGCATTATCCCGTACATCACGCTAACGGCCAAGGGGTAG
- a CDS encoding OmpA family protein, whose amino-acid sequence MQRIFLPVILIATSLLAISARAQSVEFSKDEFAADKQGLKEAQRELKAGNEAYQADPAHYGEALPHYLTAQQFNANNAALNVKIGDCYLHSGTKTLALPYLQKAMKLDPASSPRLHYLLARALHLSAKWAEAAKEYQLSSPTGPRDQASENEPVTAEDLARRIRECHNGQELEKSPVRVFIDNAGPAVNSAYSDYGPVVTADEATLLFTSRRPTGPNAPKDPSTDGYFEDIYQTVARGRAWQPATNLGAPVNSAGHDATVGLAPDGQRLLVYADENGGDLRESELQGTTWTKTQRLPGRINSKYHESSAAYSPDGRTLYFVSDKPEGGRGGRDIYRIDLAGKGQPENLGPTINTPYGEEGVFLMPDGKTLYFSSEGHNSMGGYDIFKSTLRDGQWSEPENLGWPINTPDDDVFFVTSASGRHGYYSSDRPGGLGSKDIYRITFLGPEKPPVLSEESPLLASRLAPLTQPPLAPPVAVATAQVTILKGTVTDATTRQPLEATIELVDNAASQVIASFHSNATSGNYLVSLPSGTNYGIVVRQEGYLFHSENFDLPAGAAYAEVVKDIPLKKLEVGVIVVLNNIFFDTGKATLRPESTAELERLQALLSAQPAIRLEMAGHTDNVGKPAANQDLSQRRAQAVVAYLATHGIAADRLTAAGYGDTRPVTSNANAAGRQLNRRTEFKVTGK is encoded by the coding sequence ATGCAACGGATATTTCTGCCAGTTATTTTAATAGCTACCAGTTTACTAGCCATCAGCGCCCGCGCCCAAAGCGTGGAGTTTTCCAAGGATGAGTTCGCGGCTGACAAGCAGGGGCTCAAGGAAGCCCAGCGCGAGCTGAAGGCCGGCAATGAGGCATACCAGGCCGACCCCGCGCACTACGGGGAGGCCCTACCCCACTACCTGACCGCCCAGCAGTTCAACGCCAATAACGCGGCGCTCAATGTTAAAATCGGCGACTGCTACCTGCATTCGGGCACCAAAACCCTAGCCCTACCCTACCTGCAAAAGGCGATGAAGCTGGACCCGGCCAGCAGCCCACGCCTGCACTACCTGCTGGCCCGCGCCCTGCACCTGAGCGCCAAGTGGGCCGAGGCTGCCAAGGAATACCAGCTCAGCAGCCCCACCGGCCCCCGTGACCAGGCCAGCGAAAACGAGCCCGTGACGGCCGAGGACTTGGCCCGCCGCATCCGGGAGTGCCACAATGGCCAGGAGTTAGAGAAGAGCCCGGTGCGCGTGTTTATTGATAATGCCGGGCCAGCCGTGAACTCAGCCTACTCCGACTATGGGCCCGTGGTGACGGCCGATGAGGCCACGCTACTTTTCACTTCGCGCCGGCCCACCGGCCCCAACGCGCCCAAAGACCCCAGCACCGACGGCTATTTCGAGGATATTTACCAGACCGTAGCGCGGGGCCGCGCCTGGCAGCCGGCCACTAACTTGGGCGCGCCTGTGAACTCGGCCGGCCACGACGCTACCGTGGGCCTCGCGCCCGATGGCCAGCGCCTGCTGGTATACGCCGACGAAAACGGCGGCGACCTGCGCGAATCGGAATTGCAGGGCACGACCTGGACCAAGACCCAGCGCCTACCCGGCCGCATCAACTCCAAGTACCACGAGTCGTCGGCGGCCTACTCGCCCGACGGGCGCACCCTCTACTTCGTGAGCGACAAGCCCGAGGGCGGGCGCGGCGGGCGTGATATTTATAGGATAGACCTCGCCGGCAAGGGCCAGCCCGAAAACCTGGGCCCGACCATCAACACGCCCTACGGCGAGGAGGGAGTTTTTTTAATGCCCGATGGCAAGACGCTGTATTTTTCCTCCGAGGGCCACAACTCGATGGGCGGCTACGACATCTTTAAGTCTACGCTGCGCGACGGGCAGTGGAGCGAGCCCGAAAACCTGGGCTGGCCGATTAATACGCCCGATGACGACGTATTTTTCGTGACATCGGCCTCGGGGCGGCACGGCTATTATTCTTCCGACCGGCCGGGCGGCCTCGGGAGCAAAGACATCTATCGTATCACCTTTCTAGGCCCCGAAAAGCCGCCCGTGCTTAGTGAGGAAAGCCCGCTGCTGGCCTCACGGCTGGCCCCGCTGACGCAGCCGCCGCTAGCGCCGCCGGTAGCAGTGGCCACAGCCCAGGTTACCATTTTGAAGGGCACCGTGACGGATGCCACCACCCGGCAGCCACTGGAAGCTACTATTGAGTTGGTGGATAACGCTGCTAGCCAGGTTATTGCCTCCTTTCACAGCAATGCCACGTCGGGCAACTACCTGGTGAGTCTACCTTCTGGCACCAACTACGGCATCGTGGTGCGGCAGGAGGGCTATCTATTTCACTCCGAGAATTTCGACCTACCCGCCGGGGCCGCCTATGCCGAAGTGGTGAAGGATATTCCGCTCAAAAAGCTGGAAGTGGGCGTGATTGTCGTGTTGAACAACATCTTCTTCGATACCGGCAAGGCTACCCTGCGCCCCGAAAGCACCGCCGAGTTGGAGCGTCTGCAAGCGCTACTGAGCGCTCAGCCCGCCATTCGGCTCGAAATGGCGGGTCACACCGACAACGTGGGTAAGCCCGCCGCCAACCAGGACCTGAGCCAGCGCCGCGCCCAGGCCGTGGTCGCCTACCTCGCGACCCACGGCATCGCCGCCGACCGCCTCACCGCCGCCGGATACGGCGACACCCGGCCCGTCACGTCCAACGCTAACGCCGCCGGCCGACAGCTCAATCGCCGCACCGAATTCAAGGTGACGGGTAAATAG
- a CDS encoding tetratricopeptide repeat protein: MRALLILGGGGLVALLSAAPAHAQVDSVRASTLPGRQVAEKAYNTGLAAFTAQNYPAALTSFNQAVTTKADFAPAYAGRGATQLALLNYPAAVADYDQALKLEPGAFASYYGRGQAQEAAGQPAAAEADYGAALQANAAYAPAWYHRGVLRFEKGDYEAARADFDGAAKADPTYAFAYHDRASTHLRLGNYPAAVADYSRALELQPTLLPALLNRAAAERRTGQLPAALRDYDAYLAQKTDNPLAFTNRGNARFENQDYAGAVADFDRAIALDAKYAYAWNNRAAAELKLKQYAKASADATEALRLAPRYAEAFLNRGHAREMLRQADEACQDWQQAAALGLSAGSSYAAAAGCAGAVVEATADK; encoded by the coding sequence ATGCGAGCACTACTTATATTAGGAGGCGGCGGCCTGGTGGCGCTGCTGAGCGCCGCGCCGGCCCACGCCCAGGTTGATAGCGTGCGGGCCAGCACGCTACCCGGCCGGCAGGTGGCTGAGAAGGCCTATAATACCGGCTTAGCGGCTTTTACAGCCCAAAACTACCCGGCGGCGCTCACCAGTTTCAACCAGGCCGTGACGACCAAGGCCGACTTTGCGCCGGCCTACGCCGGCCGGGGCGCTACCCAACTGGCTTTGCTGAACTACCCGGCCGCCGTGGCCGACTACGACCAGGCCCTCAAGCTGGAGCCGGGCGCGTTTGCCAGCTACTACGGCCGGGGCCAGGCCCAGGAAGCCGCCGGCCAGCCCGCTGCCGCTGAGGCCGACTACGGCGCGGCCCTGCAAGCCAACGCCGCCTACGCACCGGCCTGGTACCATCGGGGCGTGTTACGCTTTGAAAAAGGCGATTACGAGGCAGCCCGTGCCGACTTTGACGGGGCCGCGAAGGCCGACCCGACCTACGCTTTCGCCTACCACGACCGCGCCAGCACGCACCTGCGGCTGGGTAACTACCCGGCCGCTGTGGCTGATTATTCGCGGGCGCTGGAGCTGCAGCCGACGTTGCTGCCCGCCCTACTCAATCGGGCCGCCGCCGAGCGCCGCACCGGCCAGCTGCCCGCGGCCCTGCGCGACTACGACGCTTACCTGGCCCAGAAAACTGATAACCCGTTGGCTTTCACCAATCGGGGTAACGCCCGCTTCGAGAATCAGGACTATGCCGGAGCGGTAGCCGACTTCGACCGCGCCATTGCCCTGGATGCCAAATACGCCTACGCCTGGAACAACCGCGCCGCCGCCGAGCTGAAGCTCAAGCAGTACGCTAAGGCCAGCGCCGATGCCACCGAGGCTCTACGCTTGGCCCCGCGCTACGCCGAAGCCTTCCTCAACCGCGGCCACGCCCGCGAAATGCTGCGCCAAGCCGACGAAGCCTGCCAGGACTGGCAGCAGGCCGCCGCCCTGGGCCTCAGCGCCGGCAGTAGCTACGCCGCGGCGGCGGGCTGCGCGGGCGCAGTTGTTGAGGCGACGGCGGATAAGTAG
- a CDS encoding asparagine synthetase B codes for MFLKRLVLLLTLLAPTLAARANHIFIPMDDTQKECLKAYGLCYWALSKQIEVDWLLNYRGGSFACEASQAVESELSVRGITFQTISEAQYTGILQQIADPNANMDVMKLEKVPKIAVYTPKGKQPWDDAVTMVLTYAEIPYDKIYDDEVLSGVLPKYDWLHLHHEDFTGEYGKFYSAYRYAPWYQQQQHDAEAAAKRNNFKKVSEMKAAEAVKMQEFIAGGGFMFAMCSATDSYDIALAGLGVDMVGPMYDGDPADPNAQSKLNFNRTLAFQNFHLRMNPLEYEYSDIDMQPQERGLYEQNDYFQLFTFSAKYDPVPTMLTQNHERTIHGFMGQTTAFRKSLIKPDVIIMGETKQDGEVRYMHGILGKGTWTFYGGHDPEDYQHLVGEEPTDLSLHPNSPGYRLILNNVLFPAAKKKKQKT; via the coding sequence ATGTTCTTAAAGCGTCTTGTTCTGCTGCTGACCCTGCTAGCCCCTACCCTGGCGGCCCGCGCCAACCATATTTTCATCCCGATGGATGACACTCAGAAGGAATGCCTGAAGGCTTATGGGCTGTGCTACTGGGCGTTGAGCAAGCAAATTGAGGTAGACTGGCTGCTCAACTACCGCGGCGGCTCGTTTGCCTGCGAGGCCTCGCAGGCGGTGGAAAGCGAGCTGAGCGTGCGCGGCATCACGTTCCAGACCATTTCGGAGGCGCAGTACACCGGCATCTTGCAGCAAATAGCCGACCCCAACGCCAACATGGACGTGATGAAGCTGGAGAAAGTGCCCAAAATCGCGGTTTACACGCCCAAGGGCAAGCAGCCCTGGGACGATGCCGTAACGATGGTGCTCACCTACGCCGAGATTCCTTACGATAAAATCTACGACGATGAGGTGCTGAGCGGCGTGCTGCCCAAGTACGACTGGCTACACCTGCACCACGAGGATTTTACGGGCGAGTACGGCAAGTTTTACAGCGCCTACCGCTACGCACCCTGGTACCAGCAGCAGCAGCACGATGCCGAAGCGGCCGCTAAGCGCAACAACTTCAAGAAAGTGAGTGAGATGAAGGCCGCCGAGGCTGTGAAAATGCAGGAGTTTATCGCGGGCGGGGGCTTTATGTTCGCCATGTGCTCGGCCACCGATAGCTACGACATTGCGCTGGCCGGGCTGGGGGTGGATATGGTGGGCCCAATGTACGACGGCGACCCGGCCGACCCCAACGCCCAGAGTAAGCTCAACTTCAACCGGACGCTGGCTTTTCAAAACTTCCACCTAAGGATGAATCCGCTGGAGTACGAGTATTCCGACATTGATATGCAGCCGCAGGAGCGCGGCTTATACGAGCAAAATGATTACTTTCAGCTCTTTACCTTCTCGGCTAAGTATGACCCGGTGCCCACGATGCTGACCCAGAACCACGAGAGAACCATTCATGGCTTTATGGGTCAGACCACCGCATTTCGCAAAAGCCTCATCAAGCCCGACGTTATTATCATGGGCGAAACCAAGCAGGACGGCGAGGTGCGGTACATGCACGGCATCCTCGGCAAAGGCACCTGGACCTTTTATGGCGGCCACGACCCCGAAGACTATCAGCACCTGGTAGGCGAAGAGCCCACCGACCTCTCCCTGCACCCCAATTCGCCTGGTTACCGCCTGATTCTAAACAACGTGCTGTTTCCGGCCGCCAAGAAGAAAAAGCAGAAAACCTAG
- a CDS encoding ABC transporter permease gives MSFLENIREALRSITGNLLRTILTALIVSIGLMALVGILTAIDAMRNSLGETFASLGANAFEIKAKGYGNRFRRGGVQGKQYPALSYLQATLYKKELSRREPAAVVGLSALISGATEAKANGQKTNPNMQVIAGDENYLRIQSYTLTQGRTFSPAELNTGANAVIIGDEVKDKLFPQLNPVGRYIYALGQRFQVVGLLEKSGSTMGGSGADRLLLVPLETGNQLPRQGALTYDIKTATPTAGALGFLQSQATGVMRAVRNDRLGQEDSFDVESPDSLSNTLDSLSGKMRVAGGIIAFLALLGASIALMNIMLVSVTERTREIGIRKALGATARQVRLQFLLEAIVICVLGGTFGILLGVGAGNAVASLAGSKSFLVPWLWVGVGLSICVSVGLLAGSYPAGKAAALDPIDSLRYE, from the coding sequence ATGTCCTTCCTCGAAAATATCCGCGAAGCCTTGCGTTCCATCACCGGCAATTTGCTGCGCACCATTCTCACGGCGCTCATCGTGAGCATCGGGTTGATGGCGCTGGTGGGCATCCTCACGGCCATTGATGCCATGCGCAACTCGCTGGGCGAGACCTTCGCCAGCCTTGGGGCCAACGCTTTTGAAATCAAGGCTAAGGGCTACGGCAACCGCTTCCGGCGCGGCGGCGTGCAGGGCAAGCAGTACCCGGCGCTCAGCTATTTGCAGGCCACGCTCTACAAAAAGGAGTTGAGCCGCCGCGAGCCGGCCGCCGTGGTGGGCTTGTCGGCCCTCATCAGCGGGGCCACCGAGGCGAAGGCCAACGGCCAGAAAACCAACCCCAATATGCAGGTCATCGCGGGCGATGAAAATTACCTGCGCATCCAGAGCTACACCCTCACTCAGGGCCGCACCTTCTCGCCGGCCGAGCTGAATACCGGGGCCAACGCGGTTATCATCGGCGATGAGGTGAAGGACAAGCTTTTTCCGCAGCTGAATCCCGTGGGCAGATACATCTACGCCCTGGGTCAGCGCTTCCAGGTGGTGGGCCTGCTCGAAAAAAGTGGCAGCACGATGGGCGGCTCCGGGGCCGACCGCCTGTTGCTGGTGCCCCTCGAAACCGGCAACCAACTGCCCCGCCAGGGCGCGCTCACCTACGATATCAAGACGGCTACGCCCACCGCCGGCGCGCTGGGCTTTCTGCAAAGCCAGGCCACCGGCGTGATGCGCGCCGTGCGCAACGACCGCCTGGGCCAGGAAGACTCCTTCGACGTCGAGAGTCCCGACTCGCTGAGCAATACCCTCGATTCGCTCAGTGGTAAGATGCGCGTGGCGGGCGGCATCATCGCTTTTCTGGCGCTGCTCGGGGCCAGTATCGCCCTCATGAACATCATGCTGGTATCGGTAACCGAGCGCACCCGCGAAATCGGCATCCGCAAGGCGCTGGGGGCTACGGCGCGGCAGGTGCGGCTGCAATTCCTGCTGGAAGCCATCGTCATTTGCGTGCTGGGCGGCACGTTTGGCATCCTGCTGGGGGTAGGGGCCGGCAACGCGGTGGCTTCGCTGGCGGGCAGCAAGTCGTTTCTGGTGCCCTGGCTCTGGGTGGGGGTAGGGCTGAGTATCTGTGTGTCGGTGGGCCTGTTGGCCGGCTCCTACCCGGCCGGCAAGGCTGCCGCGCTCGACCCGATTGACAGCCTGCGCTACGAATAG
- the mtaB gene encoding tRNA (N(6)-L-threonylcarbamoyladenosine(37)-C(2))-methylthiotransferase MtaB — translation MTPQTVAFYTLGCKLNFSESSALGRQFEERGVRRVEFEQGADVYVVNTCSVTDHADRKCRRVVQQALKHNPAAFVAIVGCYAQLKPQEIAEIPGVGVVLGAAEKFRLAEILAELELPTPGAAAGPGRVFASPISAAHEFHPAQSLGERTRTFMKVQDGCDYSCAFCTIPLARGASRSGSMASVVARAEALAAQGVREIVLTGVNLGDFGVQGPERERRENFTQLVQALDEVAGIQRFRISSCEPNLLTDEIIQTVAASRRFMPHFHLPLQSGSDKILGLMRRRYRRALYAERVARIKELMPHAGIGVDVIVGFPGETEADFLETYQFLNELPISYLHVFPYSERANTLAPTLPGRVPERVRSERTTQLRGLSEKKKRAFYEQHAGFETDVLFEDDVTDGRVEGYTPNYIRVAAKYDPLLVGEIRPLRLTQVNALGLMEAEEVGIFV, via the coding sequence ATGACTCCCCAAACCGTTGCTTTTTATACGCTGGGCTGCAAGCTCAATTTCTCCGAATCGTCGGCCCTGGGGCGGCAGTTTGAGGAGCGCGGCGTGCGCCGCGTCGAGTTTGAACAGGGTGCCGACGTGTACGTGGTGAATACCTGCTCGGTCACGGATCACGCCGACCGCAAGTGCCGGCGGGTGGTGCAGCAGGCGCTTAAGCACAATCCGGCCGCATTCGTGGCCATCGTGGGCTGCTACGCGCAGCTCAAGCCCCAGGAGATTGCCGAAATTCCGGGGGTAGGCGTGGTGCTGGGCGCGGCCGAGAAATTCCGGCTGGCCGAGATTTTAGCAGAGCTGGAGCTCCCTACCCCCGGCGCGGCGGCCGGGCCGGGCCGGGTATTTGCCTCGCCCATCAGCGCGGCGCACGAGTTTCACCCGGCGCAGTCATTGGGCGAGCGCACGCGCACGTTTATGAAGGTGCAGGATGGCTGCGACTACTCGTGCGCGTTCTGCACTATTCCGCTGGCGCGGGGCGCGAGCCGCTCGGGTAGCATGGCCTCGGTGGTGGCGCGGGCAGAAGCCTTGGCCGCGCAGGGCGTGCGCGAAATCGTGCTCACGGGCGTTAACCTCGGCGATTTTGGCGTGCAAGGCCCGGAGCGCGAGCGCCGTGAGAACTTCACCCAACTGGTACAGGCGCTGGACGAAGTAGCCGGTATCCAGCGCTTTCGCATCAGCTCGTGCGAGCCCAACCTGCTCACCGACGAGATTATCCAGACTGTGGCGGCCTCGCGGCGCTTCATGCCACACTTCCACCTGCCGCTGCAAAGCGGCTCCGATAAAATCCTGGGCCTGATGCGCCGCCGCTACCGCCGCGCCCTCTACGCCGAGCGCGTGGCCCGCATCAAGGAGCTGATGCCGCACGCCGGCATCGGGGTGGATGTTATCGTAGGCTTTCCGGGCGAAACGGAAGCGGATTTTCTGGAAACCTACCAATTTCTAAACGAGCTGCCCATCAGCTACCTGCACGTTTTCCCGTACTCGGAGCGGGCCAATACGCTGGCCCCTACCCTGCCCGGCCGGGTACCCGAGCGCGTGCGCTCCGAGCGCACCACGCAGCTGCGCGGCCTATCGGAAAAGAAGAAGCGCGCCTTTTATGAGCAGCACGCGGGCTTCGAGACCGACGTGCTGTTTGAGGACGACGTGACCGATGGCCGGGTAGAAGGCTACACGCCCAACTACATCCGCGTGGCCGCCAAGTACGACCCGCTGCTGGTGGGCGAAATCCGGCCGTTGCGCCTCACGCAAGTAAACGCGCTGGGGCTGATGGAGGCAGAGGAAGTAGGGATATTTGTCTAA